In the Emys orbicularis isolate rEmyOrb1 chromosome 3, rEmyOrb1.hap1, whole genome shotgun sequence genome, one interval contains:
- the NFKBIE gene encoding NF-kappa-B inhibitor epsilon, translating into MAGTRGSERKESSEMEEGQCDSGIYSIPSIRSLPGPPEEGEHPPGLGDTLREKDSGPLGKEGADALEAEERIDSTYGSASLTEPLAALGQLPEEEAEALEGLSQQQLEALTYISEDGDTLLHLAIIHSFPALAFFCITHLPTEVLEIQNDLFQTPLHLAVYLEQPNVVRALIHNGVSLALQDRNGNTPLHVACEQQNLQCAKQLLQEPGESTEPRRSLQDLQLQNWQGLACLHISTLKGNLQLMKLLLRSGADINVQDGTSGKTPLHLAVESRDREAVQYLLSKGAHVDALMYNGCTPLHLAVGRKDAAMAAILYHSGADTLLRNMEDETAQDLADGNDDLLALLPFDDLKISGKLVVCSD; encoded by the exons ATGGCTGGGACGCGGGGCTCGGAGAGGAAGGAGAGCTCGGAGATGGAAGAAGGGCAATGTGACTCGGGCATCTACTCGATCCCCTCCATCCGCTCCCTGCCCGGCCCGCCGGAGGAAGGGGAGCACCCCCCGGGCCTGGGGGACACGCTGCGGGAGAAGGACTCCGGCCCCCTGGGCAAAGAGGGAGCAGACGCCCTGGAAGCGGAGGAGAGGATCGACTCTACCTATGGCTCGGCCTCCCTAACCGAGCCCCTGGCCGCGCTGGGGCAACTCCCCGAGGAGGAAGCAGAAGCCCTGGAGGGgctcagccagcagcagctggaggcacTCACCTACATCTCGGAGGATGGCGACAC GCTGCTGCACCTGGCAATCATCCATAGCTTCCCAGCACTGGCATTCTTCTGCATCACCCACCTGCCCACGGAGGTGCTCGAGATCCAGAACGACTTGTTCCAG ACCCCACTTCACCTGGCCGTGTACCTTGAGCAGCCCAACGTGGTGAGGGCACTGATCCACAATGGGGTGAGCCTGGCCCTGCAGGACCGCAACGGCAACACCCCTCTGCATGTGGCCTGTGAGCAGCAGAACCTACAGTGCGccaagcagctgctgcaggagccaGGGGAGAGCACAGAGCCTCGAAGGAGCCTGCAGGACCTGCAGCTCCAGAACTGGCAAG gctTAGCCTGTCTGCACATCAGCACCTTGAAGGGGAACCTGCAGCTGATGAAACTGCTGCTGCGGAGTGGAGCTGACATTAACGTCCAG GACGGCACAAGTGGGAAGACGCCCCTGCACCTGGCAGTGGAGAGCCGTGACCGCGAGGCAGTTCAGTACCTGCTCAGCAAGGGGGCCCATGTGGATGCCCTGATGTACAACGGCTGCACCCCGCTACACCTGGCTGTGGGCAGGAAGGACGCCGCCATGGCGGCCATACTGTACCATTCGGGGGCTGACACCCTGCTGAGGAACATGGAAGACGAGACCGCCCAGGACCTGGCCGACGGCAATGACGAC CTCCTCGCCCTCCTGCCTTTCGATGACCTGAAGATCTCGGGAAAGCTGGTGGTGTGCTCTGACTGA